The following coding sequences are from one Cercospora beticola chromosome 4, complete sequence window:
- a CDS encoding uncharacterized protein (BUSCO:EOG092607QZ~CAZy:GH38), with protein sequence MTSSTAQYPQLAARPKGKLIHDIYRDRLNQFTSGGQYKEQGLLGKIYNGRLGEDHVHLSVWSAPDLTRPTFAEATDSENTYKKTRKGESFGPSWSTHWFRVEFTVPTEWKDEERVELHWDSSSEGLVWTHDGKPLQGLTGNGERIEWIVPDSYRTGKEETIYIEMACNGMFGNPTGGDTIQPPDPNRYFRLQLADLVSVNLDARALFYDFWILGDAAREFPQDSWEEHRALTIANEVIDAFIAGNGSKEAIKECRKIAKKYVGDKVDGPEVYELTEKDPLREVLVSGIGHCHIDTCWLWPWAETKRKVVRSWSNQCDLLDRYPEHRFCASQAQQYKWLEELYPYAFDRVKNHVKKGNFQPIGGSWVEHDTNMPSGESLVRQFLYGQRYFESRFGQRCRTFWLPDTFGYSSQIPQLCRLAGMNRFFTQKLSWNNINNFPHTTFNWVSLDGSQVICHMAPSETYTAEAHFGDVKRSVTQHKSMDQDPTSLLVFGKGDGGGGPTWGHIEKLRRCRGIADNVGLLPRVHMGRSVEDFFDRLEKNAATGKTEFVTWYGELYFELHRGTYTTQANNKKGNRKSEVLLHNIEYLATMATLHDKDYKYPKKEIDSMWESVLLCQFHDCLPGSSIEMCYDDSDKEYAKVFKTGQKVLHEALKSLGFVDDKTAQPVAINTLGWPRTDQELVGLRYPEVVGQPAGTQTLVKRATEEASVKELDDGAFSLQNSKLALTVAGGVITSLYDKAADREVLPKGGKANQLVLFDDKPLYWQAWDVEVFHLESRQELKATGKTEITENSTQRVAVTTKTQISDKSWIKTTIALNAASDEAETSYVEVEAEVEWHETMKFLKVEFPTTITNTEASYETQFGINRRPTHYNTSWDMAKFEVCCHKWADLSEYGYGVSILNDSKYGFATTGKLMRLSLLRAPKAPDAHADMGHHKIRWAILPHAGPLDHRTVRAAAEFNNPMIAHRHPEVQSVKELFSAFKLTADSSPSLVVDTVKRGEDDADVSVDDLRVKDGRHVVLRIYDSLGGTSRGTIALGPIKVHKAWKSNILEDEDEEVKVGKNGIGIELRAFEVATYKLLVGWA encoded by the coding sequence ATGACCTCATCGACAGCTCAATACCCACAGCTTGCCGCTCGTCCCAAAGGCAAGCTGATCCACGACATCTATCGCGATCGCTTGAACCAATTCACCTCAGGTGGCCAATACAAAGAACAAGGTCTCCTAGGCAAAATCTACAATGGCCGACTCGGCGAGGATCACGTCCACCTATCCGTCTGGTCCGCACCCGACCTCACACGCCCCACCTTCGCCGAAGCTACCGATTCGGAGAACACTTACAAAAAGACACGCAAAGGCGAGAGCTTTGGCCCCAGTTGGAGCACGCATTGGTTCAGAGTCGAGTTTACTGTTCCTACAGAATGGAAAGATGAAGAACGAGTCGAGTTACACTGGGATTCCTCCAGTGAGGGGTTGGTTTGGACACATGATGGCAAGCCATTGCAAGGGTTGACCGGCAATGGCGAGAGGATCGAGTGGATTGTTCCAGATAGCTATCGCACAGGAAAGGAAGAGACGATCTATATTGAAATGGCGTGTAATGGGATGTTTGGCAATCCCACTGGCGGTGATACCATCCAGCCTCCAGATCCGAACCGATATTTCCGATTACAGTTGGCGGACCTGGTGAGCGTGAATTTGGATGCGAGAGCATTGTTCTATGATTTCTGGATCTTGGGCGATGCGGCTAGAGAGTTCCCGCAAGATTCGTGGGAGGAACATCGCGCGTTGACGATTGCGAATGAGGTGATTGACGCGTTCATTGCTGGCAATGGGTCAAAAGAGGCGATTAAAGAATGCAGGAAGATTGCGAAGAAATATGTGGGCGACAAGGTGGATGGACCGGAGGTGTATGAGTTGACGGAGAAGGATCCGTTGAGAGAGGTGTTGGTCTCCGGAATTGGACACTGCCATATTGATACCTGCTGGCTGTGGCCTTGGGCGGAGACAAAGAGGAAAGTCGTGAGGAGTTGGAGTAACCAGTGTGACCTGCTGGATCGTTACCCGGAGCATCGATTCTGTGCTAGTCAGGCACAGCAGTACAAGTGGCTGGAAGAGTTGTACCCTTATGCCTTCGACCGCGTCAAGAATCATGTGAAGAAGGGCAACTTTCAGCCCATTGGTGGCAGTTGGGTGGAGCACGATACCAATATGCCTTCTGGAGAATCACTGGTTAGGCAGTTCTTGTATGGGCAGCGATACTTTGAGTCGAGATTTGGCCAGCGATGCAGGACGTTCTGGCTTCCAGACACGTTCGGATACTCGTCGCAGATCCCTCAGCTCTGCAGGCTCGCTGGCATGAATCGCTTCTTCACTCAAAAGCTGAGCTggaacaacatcaacaacttCCCCCACACCACTTTCAATTGGGTCAGTCTCGATGGCAGTCAGGTCATATGCCACATGGCACCTTCGGAGACGTACACTGCGGAAGCACACTTTGGCGACGTAAAGCGGTCAGTCACACAGCACAAGAGCATGGATCAAGATCCTACATCTCTGCTTGTGTTCGGTAAAGGTGACGGAGGTGGAGGCCCAACATGGGGCCACATTGAGAAGCTCCGCAGATGTCGCGGTATTGCAGACAATGTCGGACTCCTGCCTCGTGTGCATATGGGCCGAAGCGTCGAGGACTTTTTCGATCGCCTGGAGAAGAACGCAGCAACCGGCAAGACGGAGTTTGTCACCTGGTACGGTGAGCTCTACTTTGAGCTTCACAGAGGTACATATACTACGCAAGCGAACAACAAGAAAGGCAACCGCAAGTCGGAGGTACTGCTACACAACATTGAGTATCTCGCGACAATGGCCACCTTGCATGACAAGGACTACAAATACCCAAAGAAGGAAATTGACTCGATGTGGGAGAGTGTATTGCTCTGTCAGTTCCACGACTGCTTGCCTGGATCTTCGATCGAGATGTGCTATGACGACTCTGACAAAGAGTATGCGAAGGTGTTCAAGACTGGCCAGAAGGTCTTGCACGAGGCCTTGAAGTCGCTGGGTTTTGTCGATGACAAAACTGCTCAGCCCGTAGCAATAAACACCCTGGGTTGGCCACGTACTGATCAGGAGCTTGTTGGACTCCGCTACCCAGAGGTCGTTGGACAGCCTGCTGGGACACAGACTCTCGTCAAACGCGCTACCGAAGAAGCTTCCGTGAAAGAGCTTGACGATGGCGCATTTTCGCTTCAAAATTCGAAACTGGCATTGACGGTCGCTGGTGGAGTCATCACCTCGCTTTACGACAAGGCTGCCGATCGAGAAGTCCTGCCTAAAGGAGGGAAGGCCAACCAGCTCGTGCTCTTTGACGACAAGCCACTGTACTGGCAAGCATGGGATGTGGAAGTCTTCCACCTCGAGTCGCGGCAGGAATTGAAGGCGACGGGCAAGACTGAGATTACGGAGAACTCGACTCAGCGCGTGGCGGTGACCACGAAGACGCAGATCTCTGACAAATCATGGATCAAGACTACTATCGCGCTGAATGCGGCATCGGACGAAGCTGAAACCTCGTATGTGGAAGTTGAGGCAGAGGTCGAGTGGCACGAAACGATGAAGTTCCTGAAGGTTGAGTTCCCAACGACCATCACCAATACTGAAGCTTCGTACGAAACCCAATTCGGCATTAATCGACGACCTACTCACTACAATACGTCTTGGGACATGGCCAAGTTCGAAGTCTGCTGCCACAAATGGGCTGACTTGAGCGAGTACGGCTATGGTGTTTCTATCCTCAACGACAGCAAGTACGGCTTCGCCACGACCGGCAAACTGATGCGTCTGTCTCTGCTCCGTGCACCCAAGGCACCGGATGCCCACGCTGACATGGGACACCACAAGATTCGCTGGGCGATTTTACCGCACGCTGGCCCTCTCGATCACCGCACAGTCCGCGCCGCGGCGGAGTTCAACAACCCGATGAttgctcatcgtcatccagAAGTTCAAAGCGTGAAGGAACTCTTCTCCGCTTTTAAGTTGACAGCTGATTCTTCGCCTAGCCTCGTTGTTGACACCGTGAAGcgtggcgaggacgatgccgATGTCAGTGTCGACGACCTCCGAGTGAAAGACGGCAGACATGTTGTGTTGCGAATTTATGATTCACTTGGTGGTACTTCTCGAGGCACGATTGCGTTGGGACCGATCAAGGTGCACAAGGCGTGGAAGTCGAATAtcctggaagatgaagatgaagaagtcaAGGTGGGGAAGAATGGTATTGGTATTGAGTTGAGAGCTTTTGAGGTTGCGACCTACAAGCTGCTTGTCGGGTGGGCTTAG
- the HTS1 gene encoding Cytoplasmic and mitochondrial histidine tRNA synthetase, with protein sequence MGKEKFQLKVPKGTKDWDGKDMVIREKIFSTITEVFKRHGAVTIDTPVFELKEILSGKYGEDSKLIYDLADQGGELCSLRYDLTVPFARWLAMNSSISSIKRYHIAKVYRRDQPAMTKGRMREFYQCDFDIAGEYDSMIPDSEILRIIVEIFEALGWKGRYTIKLNHRKILDGIFQVCKVPDEKIRTISSAVDKLDKSPWEEVRREMTEEKGLDPAIADRIGEYVVGRKGTEELLAELQKDEHLAANESAKAGLQDIQTLFEYLKVFGTLDRISLDMSLARGLDYYTGLIYEVVTEGSAPQTSEGQALQQEAKKSSKPKKVADGDEDRSNDPTVGVGSVAAGGRYDNLVGMFSGKKTIPCVGISFGVERIFSITKQRLAADSSAAPIRTNEVDVFVMAFGGKGFEGLLKERMEVATRLWDAGIKAEFLWKTKPRLPAQFKAAETNGVPFAVILGDDELAAGKCKIKEMGLPEGHPEKEGVSIDMANLIEEVKVRISRQATTATLSNGVSSISLDVEAKEAPKTD encoded by the coding sequence ATGGGGAAAGAGAAGTTCCAGCTCAAGGTGCCCAAGGGCACGAAAGATTGGGATGGCAAGGACATGGTCATCCGTGAGAAGATCTTCAGCACCATCACTGAAGTCTTCAAGCGCCACGGCGCTGTCACCATCGACACGCCCGTGTTTGAACTCAAGGAAATCCTGTCGGGCAAATATGGCGAAGACAGCAAACTCATCTACGACCTGGCAGACCAAGGCGGCGAGCTCTGCTCACTGCGATACGACCTGACAGTTCCCTTCGCACGATGGCTGGCCATGAACTCGAGCATTTCCAGCATCAAGAGATATCACATCGCCAAGGTCTACCGCCGAGATCAGCCTGCCATGACCAAGGGCCGCATGCGAGAGTTCTACCAATGCGATTTCGACATTGCTGGCGAGTATGATTCAATGATTCCCGACTCCGAGATCTTGCGCATCATCGTAGAAATTTTCGAGGCATTGGGATGGAAGGGACGATACACGATCAAGTTGAACCACCGCAAGATCCTCGACGGTATCTTTCAAGTGTGCAAAGTGCCAGATGAGAAGATCCGAACGATATCTTCAGCAGTGGATAAGCTGGACAAGTCGCCGTGGGAAGAGGTGCGGAGGGAAATGACTGAAGAGAAGGGCCTGGATCCTGCCATTGCAGATCGCATTGGCGAGTACGTGGTAGGGAGAAAGGGAACTGAGGAGCTTTTGGCAGAGCTACAGAAGGACGAACACCTGGCCGCAAACGAGTCAGCAAAGGCTGGTCTTCAGGATATCCAGACGCTGTTTGAGTACCTCAAGGTCTTCGGAACTCTTGACCGGATATCGTTAGACATGTCGCTGGCACGAGGGCTCGACTACTACACTGGCCTCATCTACGAGGTCGTTACCGAAGGGTCAGCGCCACAGACGAGCGAAGGGCAAGCACTACAACAGGAGGCCAAGAAGtcatcgaagccgaagaaggtGGCAGACGGAGACGAGGATAGATCAAATGATCCTACGGTTGGCGTGGGATCGGTTGCCGCAGGTGGTCGTTATGACAACCTAGTCGGCATGTTCAGCGGCAAGAAGACGATACCATGTGTGGGAATCTCATTCGGCGTGGAACGGATCTTCAGCATCACCAAGCAGAGACTTGCGGCGGACAGCTCCGCGGCGCCAATTCGAACAAACGaggtcgatgtcttcgtcaTGGCATTCGGAGGGAAGGGCTTCGAGGGTCTCCTCAAAGAACGCATGGAAGTCGCCACACGGTTATGGGATGCTGGCATCAAGGCCGAGTTCTTGTGGAAGACGAAGCCAAGGCTTCCAGCCCAGTTCAAGGCCGCGGAAACCAATGGAGTGCCGTTCGCCGTTATTCTCGGAGACGATGAGTTGGCTGCAGGCAAATGCAAGATTAAGGAAATGGGCCTTCCGGAAGGCCACCCCGAGAAAGAGGGCGTGTCCATTGACATGGCGAATCTGATCGAGGAGGTGAAAGTTCGTATATCCAGACAGGCGACTACAGCCACGCTCTCGAATGGTGTGAGCAGCATCAGCTTGGATGTCGAGGCCAAGGAAGCGCCCAAGACAGACTAG
- a CDS encoding uncharacterized protein (BUSCO:EOG09261LV7), with amino-acid sequence MAAHSAAKAINTQEITDKARRELLLLLESVRGKKNLVIEKSLAGTIGLIVKFSTLQEYGVDKPFFLENHNVDSSQRNIVFMVRGENAKKIRMVAEQIKLIRTESKIEHDFTIIWVPRRTLVSNMILEEHGVLGEATITELHLNFVALEPDVLSLELDDAFSSLTLRKDLTSIFASAKALMLLQKQYGLIPRILGKGDNAKQLADLLLRMRQEDDVNASADPTNTYLTSFGLTPSSLIENLIIIDREIDLLTVLSTQLTYEGLLDEVFGIANNTTEVDSSILGGAPPAASQQQNGSTPAPTAATKRKVVLDSNDKLYPDLRDANFATVGPALNRIARRLASDSESMHNKDQTVADLKNVVAKLPSYQAESTSLKMHTSLAEEIMKITRSESFGRMLEVQQNFLAGTDATTLHENIEELIARDAPLSTVLRLLCLESCVMNGLRQRDLDHFKRQILQAYGYQHLLTLADLEKMGLFVPRESHRGYLNPIAGSAGQTATDWNAVRKSLQLWTDDVKEADPEDIAYVFSGYAPLSVRLVQCILQKSYLHQLLTNSSKTGTAAPAGSGFKGFEDVISRIRGATVDVTQKGGDADASHARKTLRGSKEGPKVTVVFFLGGVTYAEIAALRYINEQLEKSSGRKIVIATTNVLNGKRAVDVAVENRTFAS; translated from the exons ATGGCTGCCCACTCGGCCGCAAAGGCCATAAATACCCAAGAAATCACCGACAAAGCTCGAAGGGAGCTCTTGTTGCTACTCGAGAGC GTTCGAGGGAAGAAGAACCTGGTGATAGAGAAGTCGCTGGCCGGCACTATCGGACTGATTGTCAAGTTCAGTACCCTTCAAGAATATGGCGTGGACAAGCCCTTCTTCCTGGAGAACCACAATGTCGATTCCAGCCAAAGAAATATCGTCTTCATGGTGCGAGGGGAGAATGCGAAAAAGATCCGCATGGTAGCCG AGCAGATCAAGTTGATCAGGACTGAGAGCAAGATCGAGCATGATTTCACAATCATATGGGTGCCACGCAGGACCTTGGTCAGTAATATGATCCTCGAGGAGCATGGCGTGCTAGGAGAGGCCACCATCACAGAGCTGCATCTGAACTTTGTTGCCCTCGAGCCAGACGTCCTATCTTTGGAGCTTGACGATGCATTCAGCAGTCTCACCCTGAGAAAGGATCTGACCAGCATATTTGCATCCGCAAAGgcgttgatgctgctgcagaAGCAGTATGGTCTGATACCGCGCATCTTAGGCAAAGGTGACAACGCCAAACAACTTGCAGACCTGCTCTTGAGGATGCGGCAGGAGGACGATGTGAATGCTTCAGCAGATCCAACTAATACTTATTTGACTTCCTTTGGCCTCACACCGAGTTCGTTGATCGAGAATCTGATCATAATTGATCGCGAAATCGACCTTCTGACAGTCTTGTCAACGCAACTCACATACGAGGGTCTGCTTGATGAGGTTTTTGGAATTGCCAACAACACTACGGAAGTGGACTCCTCCATTTTGGGTGGCGCACCTCCTGccgcatcgcagcagcaaaacgGGTCTACACCAGCTCCGACTGCTGCGACAAAGCGCAAAGTTGTGCTAGACTCCAACGACAAACTATATCCTGACCTTCGAGATGCCAATTTCGCGACAGTGGGCCCGGCACTGAACCGCATTGCACGTCGATTGGCCTCGGATAGCGAATCCATGCACAATAAAGATCAAACAGTGGCCGATCTCAAGAATGTAGTAGCGAAACTACCTTCGTATCAAGCTGAATCAACGAGCTTGAAGATGCATACAAGCCTCGCGGAAGAGATTATGAAGATCACACGTAGCGAATCCTTTGGCCGTATGCTCGAAGTGCAACAGAATTTCCTTGCCGGGACCGATGCAACAACCTTGCACGAGAATATCGAGGAATTGATCGCGCGAGATGCGCCTCTCAGTACAGTCTTGCGCCTACTGTGCCTCGAAAGCTGTGTGATGAATGGACTACGCCAGCGAGATCTGGACCATTTCAAGCGACAGATATTGCAAGCGTATGGTTACCAACATCTGCTCACACTCGCagatctggagaagatgggccTCTTCGTGCCACGGGAAAGTCATCGAGGCTATCTGAACCCCATAGCCGGCTCGGCCGGTCAGACCGCGACTGATTGGAATGCGGTGCGGAAGTCGCTGCAATTGTGGACTGACGATGTGAAGGAAGCTGATCCCGAAGACATTGCCTACGTGTTCTCCGGTTACGCTCCCCTCAGCGTGCGACTAGTCCAATGCATCCTGCAGAAGTCATATCTTCACCAGCTCCTCACCAATTCGTCCAAGACTGGCACGGCAGCTCCTGCTGGGAGCGGATTCAAAGGCTTCGAGGACGTGATCTCGCGTATTAGAGGCGCAACAGTGGACGTAACGCAAAAGGGAGGTGATGCAGATGCTTCTCATGCAAGGAAGACCCTTCGAGGCAGTAAAGAAGGACCCAAAGTTactgtcgtcttcttcctcggcggTGTAACATATGCCGAAATCGCTGCTCTCCGGTATATAAATGAGCAACTCGAGAAAAGCAGCGGCAGGAAGATTGTTATTGCAACGACGAATGTTCTCAACGGCAAAAGAGCGGTGGACGTGGCGGTAGAGAACAGGACATTCGCAT